A window from Corynebacterium urealyticum DSM 7109 encodes these proteins:
- a CDS encoding HAD family hydrolase, which produces MTPLPRISNRTASRRTAPGRSARRTLAVFDLDKTIVDTSASMAYGRPMAKRGIITTGEMLRIGAMLFSYMLTTHTDENLDATKDALSSMIRNRPAASLRAIAEDALQEVLIPYVYAEARDFIFEHHKLGHDVAIITASARVLVDPIARELQADYLIATELEEIDGTYTGKVLHFNKGQAKVDKLMELVERGGYDLSRSYAYTDSHTDLPLLEAVGHPYAINPDRQLRKIARERDWPIEYFSKPEPLFKPGKVLAGAGTLAFLGAAATGVVLWLRQRAQDVGSASASPLLARLMPRRAS; this is translated from the coding sequence GTGACGCCTCTACCCAGGATCAGCAACCGCACAGCGAGCCGCCGGACAGCCCCAGGGCGCTCGGCCCGGCGCACGCTCGCGGTGTTCGACCTGGATAAAACCATCGTGGACACCAGCGCCTCCATGGCCTACGGTCGCCCGATGGCCAAGCGCGGGATCATCACCACGGGGGAAATGTTGCGCATCGGCGCAATGCTGTTCAGCTACATGCTGACCACCCACACGGATGAGAACCTGGACGCCACCAAGGACGCCCTGTCTTCCATGATCCGCAACCGCCCCGCGGCCTCCCTGCGTGCCATCGCGGAGGACGCCCTGCAGGAGGTGCTGATCCCGTACGTCTACGCCGAGGCCCGCGACTTCATCTTCGAGCACCACAAGTTGGGTCACGACGTCGCCATCATCACCGCATCCGCCCGCGTCCTGGTGGACCCCATCGCCCGCGAGCTCCAGGCGGACTATCTGATCGCCACCGAGCTCGAGGAGATCGACGGCACGTATACCGGCAAGGTCCTGCACTTCAACAAGGGCCAGGCGAAGGTGGACAAGCTGATGGAGCTCGTCGAACGCGGCGGCTACGACCTCTCCCGCAGCTACGCCTACACGGATTCCCACACCGACCTGCCGCTCCTTGAGGCGGTCGGCCACCCCTATGCGATCAACCCGGACCGCCAGCTGCGAAAGATCGCCCGCGAGCGGGACTGGCCGATCGAGTATTTCAGCAAGCCCGAGCCCCTCTTCAAGCCGGGGAAGGTCCTGGCAGGCGCGGGGACGCTCGCGTTCCTCGGTGCGGCCGCCACCGGCGTAGTCCTGTGGTTGCGCCAACGTGCTCAGGACGTCGGTTCCGCCAGCGCCTCGCCGCTCCTGGCGCGCCTCATGCCACGCCGCGCCTCATAG
- a CDS encoding NUDIX hydrolase, which yields MPYPFEDWRAAIATQPPLAADLPEWLTRLATAARSGSVHEALNDPARHVPETNEDGVPPRYSAVLILLGGDPDYRPTAIHPFPEDATVVLTHRGVDMRNHSGQMAFPGGAWEPQDATPIDTAVREAVEETGLNPEGVEPVAVMDPVYIDRTNFAVVPVIAYWREFSPVHPATVENDWVQPVAIRELVHPDYRFKLGFAGWSGPAFDVSGMVLWGFTAGVLDALLRLAGWHEDWDEETQFDLFRTLEQSRNGESRALRAHFVAEGKKDTGE from the coding sequence ATGCCCTATCCCTTCGAAGACTGGCGCGCCGCCATCGCCACCCAACCGCCACTCGCCGCTGACCTGCCCGAATGGCTCACCAGGCTGGCCACCGCCGCGCGCAGCGGCAGCGTCCACGAGGCGCTCAATGATCCCGCGCGCCACGTCCCGGAAACCAACGAGGACGGCGTGCCGCCGCGCTACTCCGCCGTGCTGATCCTGCTCGGCGGGGACCCCGACTACCGCCCCACCGCGATCCACCCCTTCCCGGAGGACGCCACCGTCGTCCTGACCCACCGCGGGGTGGACATGCGCAACCACTCCGGGCAGATGGCCTTCCCCGGCGGCGCTTGGGAGCCCCAGGACGCCACCCCGATCGACACCGCTGTCCGCGAGGCCGTCGAGGAAACCGGCCTCAACCCCGAGGGCGTGGAACCCGTGGCCGTGATGGACCCGGTGTACATCGACCGCACGAACTTCGCGGTCGTGCCGGTGATCGCCTACTGGCGGGAGTTCTCGCCCGTCCACCCCGCCACCGTGGAAAACGACTGGGTCCAGCCCGTGGCCATCCGGGAGCTCGTCCACCCGGATTACCGCTTCAAGCTGGGCTTTGCCGGCTGGTCAGGGCCCGCCTTCGACGTCTCCGGGATGGTGCTGTGGGGCTTCACCGCCGGGGTGCTCGACGCCCTGCTGCGCCTCGCGGGCTGGCACGAGGACTGGGACGAGGAGACCCAATTCGATCTTTTCCGTACCCTGGAACAATCCCGTAACGGCGAATCTCGCGCCCTGCGCGCGCACTTCGTTGCCGAGGGTAAGAAGGACACAGGAGAGTAG
- a CDS encoding MBL fold metallo-hydrolase — MQHPAYSQLRPVTENVGVVLAPNPSYAALEGTNSWVVRGPGDPVSVVIDPGPQDEGHLNVLHSKAVGESIGAGTSGEEGPQATIGLVLLTHRHNDHSNGAQRFRQLSGAPVRAFDEHNCIAAEPLKDGEIIRIEGLTPTIEVLHTPGHTSDSVCFLIHSKGGSDDSDVEAIITGDTIAGRHTTMISETDGDLGLYIESLQELKRRGVGVPLLPGHGPDREDTSELAERYIERRQHRLEQVREALAKLGEDADVMDVVDEIYTDVDPVLRDAAAQSTRVTIDYLKKQQ, encoded by the coding sequence ATGCAACATCCCGCGTACAGTCAGCTTCGCCCGGTCACCGAGAATGTCGGTGTGGTGTTGGCGCCAAACCCCAGCTATGCAGCGCTCGAAGGCACGAACTCTTGGGTAGTTCGCGGCCCGGGGGACCCGGTCTCGGTCGTCATCGATCCGGGTCCGCAGGACGAGGGGCACCTCAACGTCCTGCACAGCAAGGCGGTGGGGGAAAGTATTGGCGCTGGAACCAGCGGCGAGGAAGGCCCGCAGGCCACCATCGGCCTCGTGCTCCTCACGCACCGTCACAACGACCACTCCAACGGTGCTCAGCGCTTCCGTCAGCTCTCTGGCGCACCGGTTCGCGCCTTCGACGAGCACAACTGCATCGCCGCCGAGCCGCTGAAGGATGGCGAGATCATCCGCATCGAGGGGCTCACCCCGACGATCGAGGTCCTGCACACCCCGGGGCACACCTCCGACTCCGTGTGCTTCCTCATCCACTCCAAGGGTGGCTCCGATGACTCGGACGTGGAGGCGATCATCACCGGCGACACCATCGCCGGCCGCCACACCACCATGATCTCCGAGACCGACGGCGACCTTGGGCTCTACATCGAGTCCCTCCAGGAGCTGAAGCGCCGCGGTGTTGGTGTGCCGCTACTACCGGGCCACGGCCCGGACCGTGAGGACACCAGCGAGCTCGCCGAGCGCTACATCGAGCGCCGTCAGCACCGCCTCGAGCAAGTCCGTGAGGCGCTGGCCAAGCTCGGCGAGGACGCCGACGTCATGGATGTTGTCGACGAGATCTACACGGACGTGGACCCGGTGCTGCGCGATGCCGCTGCACAGTCCACCCGCGTGACGATCGACTACCTGAAGAAGCAGCAGTAA
- a CDS encoding TadA family conjugal transfer-associated ATPase — protein MWIADGLNKLRLIPGEAAADSAGEPGAATTVAADHSFLDKVRHQLAVQGARQASEAEILSAMEAVTGAASYKNIPDTVRQLQDIQRELSGLGVLTEVLAEPGVTDVVVNPDGAVWADRGHGVERTPVSLAPPEVRELAVRLAAVCGVRLDDARPFADGIIDDLPPGIPAAALRVHAMLSPPARGGACVSLRTLTRGRLRLEDLCEAGMMPAEVGDMLRRLVLARKNLLVTGGTGTGKTTLLAALLGEVPEHERIVVVEDTPELMPTHPHVVALAAREGNADGAGEIGMQLLLRQCLRMRPDRIVVGEVRGAEVADLLIALNTGHAGSAGTMHANSVAAVPGRLAALGAMAGMSPQALHAQAADGIDVVIHLERAGGRRQVATIAVAERAQEEVKGGLAAGASGTAPEEHKPRELRLRPVWHGRPRDGWEGLP, from the coding sequence ATGTGGATTGCTGACGGGCTCAACAAGCTGCGCCTGATCCCGGGAGAGGCTGCGGCAGATTCAGCCGGGGAGCCGGGCGCTGCGACAACGGTGGCCGCCGATCATTCTTTTCTGGATAAGGTGCGCCACCAGCTCGCAGTGCAGGGTGCCAGGCAGGCCAGCGAGGCCGAGATCCTGAGCGCGATGGAGGCGGTGACCGGGGCGGCGTCGTATAAAAACATCCCGGATACCGTGCGGCAACTGCAGGATATCCAGCGGGAACTGTCCGGCCTGGGCGTGTTGACCGAGGTGCTTGCGGAGCCAGGCGTGACCGATGTGGTGGTCAATCCCGACGGTGCGGTGTGGGCTGATCGGGGGCACGGCGTCGAGCGCACCCCGGTGAGCCTCGCACCTCCCGAGGTGCGGGAACTCGCGGTTCGCCTCGCCGCAGTGTGCGGGGTGCGGCTGGACGACGCGCGGCCATTCGCCGACGGCATCATCGACGACCTGCCGCCCGGGATTCCAGCGGCGGCCCTGCGGGTGCATGCGATGCTTTCGCCGCCAGCGCGAGGTGGAGCGTGTGTGAGCCTGCGGACACTGACGAGGGGGCGCCTGAGGCTGGAGGATCTCTGCGAGGCAGGAATGATGCCCGCCGAAGTGGGCGACATGCTGCGCAGGCTCGTGCTCGCGCGCAAGAATCTGCTGGTCACGGGTGGTACGGGTACGGGGAAGACGACCTTGCTCGCCGCTCTGCTGGGCGAGGTTCCTGAGCATGAGCGCATCGTGGTGGTGGAGGATACCCCGGAGCTCATGCCGACCCATCCGCACGTCGTGGCCCTGGCTGCGCGCGAAGGAAACGCTGATGGTGCGGGCGAGATCGGGATGCAGCTGTTGTTGCGGCAGTGCCTGCGCATGAGGCCGGACCGGATCGTCGTGGGTGAGGTCCGTGGCGCGGAGGTCGCGGACCTATTGATTGCGCTGAATACGGGGCACGCCGGGTCGGCCGGCACGATGCACGCCAACTCGGTGGCTGCGGTGCCGGGGCGGCTGGCCGCGCTCGGGGCGATGGCGGGGATGAGCCCGCAGGCGCTGCACGCGCAGGCTGCCGACGGGATTGACGTGGTTATTCACCTGGAACGAGCTGGTGGGCGGCGGCAAGTGGCCACGATCGCGGTGGCGGAGAGGGCACAGGAAGAGGTGAAAGGCGGGCTAGCAGCGGGAGCGTCGGGAACGGCGCCGGAAGAGCATAAGCCCCGTGAGCTGCGGCTTCGGCCGGTGTGGCACGGGCGTCCCCGCGACGGTTGGGAGGGGCTGCCATGA
- a CDS encoding alpha/beta fold hydrolase, giving the protein MLLQGPVKPEGSTERNPLVLFIHGFGGGYFDFEPLFAQLEGAPLRLAAVDLRGYGRSDKTPRGYDLTTAASDMAGVIRRLGYSSAHVVGHGYGGLVAWTMAAHEPERIDRLITLSSAHPTEQAKFLFSRPLQRWRHTRGTLFAQLPRLPERALTKDGAATAEKIFRTGVAPGFRDTPIYREFAIKRREAMQVDKVAHLASEYRRWAFRSRFRPEGRIFDRTIPRRIEAQVLAIDGSMDPNYSPELAARSLERGAAGSRAELIYGVGHYPHIEDPVTVAELLRAELLTTD; this is encoded by the coding sequence GTGTTGCTCCAGGGGCCGGTCAAGCCCGAGGGATCAACCGAGCGGAACCCACTGGTGCTGTTCATCCACGGCTTTGGCGGTGGCTACTTCGACTTCGAACCGCTCTTCGCCCAGCTGGAGGGCGCCCCGCTGCGGCTGGCTGCGGTGGATCTTCGGGGTTACGGCCGCTCGGATAAAACGCCCCGCGGCTACGATCTGACGACCGCCGCATCCGACATGGCCGGTGTGATCCGCCGCCTGGGGTACAGCAGCGCGCACGTCGTGGGCCACGGCTACGGCGGGCTCGTCGCCTGGACGATGGCCGCCCACGAGCCAGAGCGCATCGACCGGCTGATCACACTCTCCTCCGCCCACCCCACCGAGCAAGCGAAGTTCCTATTCTCTCGCCCGCTACAGCGCTGGCGGCACACGCGGGGCACCCTGTTTGCGCAGCTCCCCCGCCTCCCGGAACGCGCGTTGACCAAGGACGGCGCCGCCACGGCCGAGAAGATCTTCCGCACCGGCGTGGCACCGGGCTTCCGCGACACCCCCATCTACCGCGAGTTCGCCATCAAGCGCCGCGAAGCGATGCAGGTGGATAAGGTCGCGCACCTGGCCAGCGAATACCGCCGCTGGGCGTTCCGCTCCCGGTTCCGCCCCGAGGGTCGGATCTTCGACCGCACGATCCCGCGCCGCATCGAGGCCCAGGTGTTAGCAATCGACGGGTCGATGGACCCGAACTACTCCCCCGAACTCGCGGCCCGCTCACTGGAGCGCGGCGCGGCGGGCTCCCGGGCTGAGCTGATCTACGGCGTCGGCCACTACCCGCACATCGAGGACCCCGTCACAGTCGCAGAACTGCTCCGCGCCGAGCTGCTCACCACCGACTAA
- a CDS encoding MarP family serine protease has product MIVDIALVICALAAFFSGLRQGGVAALLSLAGVLIGGYLGLQAVGPVVRLIQDEGTEGSRLVIALLTLAACVVIGYLLGSGIGQRIRDNIRTRQLYRADSAVGSLVAVVTAMVVMWMIAVPVLSSQDSRIAREAQDSRIIATIGEVAPNWMRTLPARINALINRSEIPAVTDPFASVTKREVQPPDPALQDLPDVAAIGPSVVKVEGIAEQCSRMQQGTGFVVEPGVVMTNAHVVAGTNKVTLSTVNGPVDTDVVFYDPEHDIALLRATGELPLQPLRWADKPAVSGDDAIALGYPLGGPFKAAPVRVREQMRIAGPNIYANQRVEREAYSLRGKIVQGNSGGPLVAPNGEVLGLIFGADSNEADTGYALTKKEVLERVGDTARWSSPVDTRSCVAD; this is encoded by the coding sequence ATGATCGTTGATATCGCGCTCGTGATCTGCGCCCTCGCCGCCTTTTTCTCCGGGCTGCGGCAAGGCGGGGTGGCCGCGCTGCTGAGCCTGGCGGGCGTGCTGATCGGTGGCTATCTGGGGCTGCAGGCCGTGGGGCCGGTTGTCCGGCTTATCCAGGATGAGGGCACGGAAGGCTCCCGCCTGGTCATTGCGCTGCTCACCCTCGCTGCCTGCGTGGTGATCGGTTACCTCCTGGGTTCCGGCATCGGGCAGCGAATCCGCGACAACATCCGCACGCGCCAGCTCTACCGGGCAGATTCCGCCGTGGGCTCCTTGGTCGCCGTCGTCACCGCCATGGTGGTGATGTGGATGATCGCGGTGCCCGTGCTCAGCAGCCAGGACTCCCGCATCGCCCGCGAGGCGCAGGATTCTCGCATCATCGCCACCATCGGCGAGGTCGCGCCCAACTGGATGCGCACCCTGCCTGCTCGCATCAACGCCCTGATCAACCGCAGCGAGATCCCCGCGGTCACCGACCCCTTCGCCTCAGTCACGAAGCGCGAGGTCCAGCCGCCGGACCCCGCACTGCAGGACCTTCCGGACGTCGCCGCCATCGGGCCGTCCGTCGTCAAGGTCGAGGGAATCGCGGAGCAGTGCAGCCGGATGCAGCAAGGCACCGGATTCGTCGTCGAACCGGGAGTGGTGATGACGAACGCGCACGTCGTCGCGGGGACGAACAAGGTCACCCTGTCCACGGTCAACGGTCCGGTGGACACGGACGTCGTCTTCTACGATCCGGAGCACGATATCGCGTTGCTGCGGGCCACCGGGGAGCTGCCGCTGCAGCCGTTGCGCTGGGCGGATAAGCCCGCCGTTTCCGGGGACGACGCCATCGCCCTGGGCTACCCGCTGGGTGGGCCCTTCAAAGCGGCCCCGGTTCGCGTGCGTGAGCAGATGCGGATCGCGGGACCGAATATCTACGCCAACCAGCGGGTTGAGCGCGAGGCGTACTCGCTGCGCGGCAAAATCGTGCAGGGTAACTCCGGCGGGCCTCTGGTCGCCCCGAATGGGGAGGTGCTGGGGCTGATCTTCGGTGCGGACTCGAATGAGGCGGACACCGGCTACGCACTGACGAAGAAGGAAGTGCTGGAGCGCGTGGGGGATACTGCCCGGTGGAGCTCGCCGGTGGATACGCGCAGCTGCGTGGCTGACTAG
- a CDS encoding TlpA family protein disulfide reductase produces MELPCLSSGKNETADLGAALAGKPTIINVWAWWCEPCRRELPHFDKLAKQHPEWNVAGVHLDKKSQAGADFLDELNVTTMPVYADRSHRFDTATSLPKVVPITVVYRADGTRAQMYPQVFRDYEELEAAVNAALNGQN; encoded by the coding sequence ATCGAGCTGCCCTGCCTCAGCAGCGGCAAGAATGAGACCGCCGACCTTGGCGCAGCCTTGGCCGGTAAACCCACGATCATCAACGTGTGGGCCTGGTGGTGCGAGCCCTGCCGCCGCGAGCTGCCCCACTTCGACAAGCTCGCCAAGCAGCACCCGGAGTGGAACGTCGCCGGCGTCCACCTGGACAAAAAATCCCAGGCAGGGGCTGACTTCCTGGACGAGCTGAATGTCACGACCATGCCCGTCTACGCCGACCGCAGCCACCGTTTCGACACCGCAACCAGCCTGCCGAAGGTCGTCCCCATCACGGTGGTCTACCGGGCGGACGGCACCCGCGCGCAGATGTACCCCCAAGTCTTCCGCGACTACGAGGAACTCGAAGCCGCTGTGAATGCCGCCCTGAACGGGCAGAATTAA
- the nth gene encoding endonuclease III: protein MPKTSAPRLPKPGSHRAADPSHVETPLALKRRARKLNRTLALGYPDAHAELDFSTPLELLVATVLSAQCTDVRVNSVTPVLFSLYPTAADYAAADPEELAEVIRPTGFYQAKTRSLIGLGTAIAEKHGGEVPRTLEELVALPGVGRKTANVVLGNAFGVPGITVDTHLGRLVRRWKLTDQEDPVKVERELMELIEPKEWTMFSHRAIFHGRRVCHSRKPACGACFLAWQCPSFGLAGTPDPEEAMTRITSPDREHLLALAGFGED from the coding sequence ATGCCGAAAACCTCAGCGCCTCGCTTGCCGAAACCTGGCAGCCATCGCGCCGCAGATCCTTCGCATGTGGAAACCCCGCTGGCACTCAAGCGCCGAGCGAGGAAACTCAACCGCACGCTCGCGCTTGGCTATCCCGATGCTCATGCGGAGCTCGACTTTTCGACGCCACTGGAGCTTCTCGTAGCAACAGTCCTATCTGCACAGTGTACCGATGTGCGGGTAAATAGTGTGACGCCGGTCCTATTTTCGTTATATCCCACCGCAGCCGACTACGCCGCTGCGGACCCCGAGGAACTCGCCGAGGTCATCCGGCCAACGGGTTTTTACCAGGCCAAGACCCGTTCCCTCATCGGGCTCGGCACGGCCATCGCCGAGAAGCACGGTGGCGAGGTCCCCCGCACCCTCGAGGAACTCGTCGCCCTGCCGGGGGTGGGCCGAAAGACCGCAAACGTTGTGCTCGGCAATGCCTTCGGCGTGCCCGGCATCACCGTGGACACCCACCTGGGTCGCCTTGTGCGCCGTTGGAAGCTCACTGACCAGGAGGACCCCGTCAAGGTGGAACGCGAACTCATGGAACTCATCGAGCCCAAGGAGTGGACCATGTTCAGCCACCGCGCCATCTTCCACGGCCGCCGCGTCTGCCACTCCCGCAAGCCAGCCTGTGGCGCCTGCTTCCTGGCCTGGCAATGCCCCAGCTTCGGGCTGGCCGGCACGCCGGACCCGGAGGAAGCGATGACCCGCATCACCTCGCCAGACCGCGAACACCTGCTCGCCCTGGCCGGATTCGGAGAGGATTAA
- the glxR gene encoding CRP-like cAMP-activated global transcriptional regulator GlxR yields the protein MAENTEILSRAGIFQGVDPEAVQALVEQLETVDFPRGTTIFEEGEQGDTLYIITSGKVKLARHSADGRENLLTVMGPSDMFGELSIFDPGPRTSSAVCVTKVSAGVMTSQMLHDWIADHPGITEQLLRVLARRLRRTNNSLADMIFTDVPGRVAKALLQLANRFGIQENGMLRVHHDLTQEEIAQLVGASRETVNKALAEFAQRGWIRLEGKSVLIADTERLARRAH from the coding sequence ATGGCAGAGAACACCGAGATTCTGTCCCGCGCTGGAATCTTTCAAGGGGTAGACCCCGAGGCCGTGCAGGCTCTGGTTGAGCAGCTGGAGACCGTCGACTTCCCGCGCGGAACCACAATCTTCGAGGAGGGTGAGCAGGGCGACACCCTGTACATCATCACCTCCGGCAAGGTGAAGCTGGCGCGTCACTCCGCGGACGGCCGCGAGAACCTGCTGACCGTCATGGGCCCTTCGGACATGTTCGGTGAACTCTCGATCTTCGACCCGGGCCCACGTACCTCCTCGGCAGTGTGCGTCACGAAGGTCTCCGCTGGCGTGATGACCTCCCAGATGCTGCACGACTGGATCGCCGATCACCCGGGCATCACTGAACAGCTGCTGCGCGTGCTGGCCCGCCGCCTGCGCCGCACAAATAACAGCCTCGCAGACATGATCTTCACGGATGTTCCGGGCCGCGTGGCCAAGGCGCTGCTGCAGCTGGCCAACCGCTTCGGCATCCAGGAAAACGGCATGCTGCGTGTGCACCACGACCTCACCCAGGAGGAGATCGCCCAGCTGGTGGGCGCCTCCCGCGAGACCGTGAACAAGGCACTGGCGGAGTTTGCCCAGCGCGGCTGGATCCGCCTGGAAGGCAAGTCGGTTCTCATCGCGGACACCGAGCGCCTCGCACGCCGCGCACACTAA
- a CDS encoding type II secretion system F family protein translates to MTLLIVLTLTAVGSMGAFTGYRVGVRIRDGRVQRRQLELFRDLADSCAREVAAGARVADAVESAAADCEGDEADAEGDTGTRLGGQLALVAAQVRLGALPTAALRDRGEVGSEGDRDGASTGNGSAELVAQDVEEFCELWELAERTGMSFAPLADSIVADLEAHSAQQEKTAAAMAGARLTEVLLLAMPVGAVGIGQSMGLDPGGILFGSVIGLGLLLVGAMLACTGVLWTEALTAKVLGGVGRRAGPTGQALVVARHLDIFALALAAGLPVAKAWGVAVGPGEGPAHDVEPLLQLGAGPAAWEPLKSHEHYGPVARQALQQTRAGTRLAEGAKAQARRIRQHSLNQVEAGAERVLIAVAAPLTLCFLPAFVLIGLVPLVIGLAGF, encoded by the coding sequence ATGACCTTATTGATCGTGTTGACGCTGACCGCCGTCGGCTCGATGGGGGCGTTCACCGGCTACCGGGTGGGCGTACGGATCCGCGACGGGCGGGTCCAACGCCGGCAGCTAGAGCTGTTCCGGGATCTCGCAGACAGCTGCGCCCGGGAGGTCGCCGCCGGGGCTCGGGTGGCGGACGCGGTGGAGTCCGCGGCTGCGGACTGCGAGGGGGACGAGGCCGACGCGGAGGGAGATACCGGGACGAGGCTCGGCGGGCAGCTGGCACTTGTTGCGGCCCAGGTCCGCCTAGGCGCTCTCCCCACGGCGGCGCTGCGGGACCGGGGAGAGGTCGGCTCCGAGGGCGACAGAGATGGGGCAAGCACGGGGAATGGCTCTGCTGAGCTGGTGGCCCAGGACGTTGAGGAGTTCTGCGAGCTATGGGAGCTTGCCGAGCGCACGGGCATGAGCTTCGCGCCACTGGCGGACAGTATCGTCGCGGATCTGGAAGCGCACTCTGCCCAGCAGGAGAAAACCGCAGCGGCGATGGCCGGGGCCCGGCTCACGGAGGTGCTGCTGCTCGCGATGCCCGTGGGGGCGGTGGGTATTGGCCAGAGCATGGGGCTGGATCCTGGCGGCATACTTTTCGGCAGCGTGATCGGGCTTGGCCTCCTGCTTGTTGGGGCGATGCTCGCCTGTACTGGTGTGCTGTGGACCGAGGCGCTGACCGCCAAGGTGCTGGGTGGGGTGGGCCGGCGCGCCGGGCCCACCGGCCAGGCTCTGGTCGTCGCCCGGCACCTGGACATCTTTGCGCTGGCCCTGGCTGCAGGGCTGCCGGTGGCCAAAGCATGGGGAGTAGCGGTCGGGCCAGGGGAGGGGCCGGCCCACGATGTCGAGCCGCTGCTCCAGCTGGGGGCAGGCCCGGCGGCCTGGGAGCCACTGAAAAGCCACGAGCACTACGGCCCCGTGGCACGCCAGGCGCTTCAGCAGACCAGGGCCGGGACCAGGCTGGCCGAAGGCGCAAAGGCCCAGGCTCGGCGCATCCGTCAGCACAGCCTGAACCAGGTCGAGGCGGGTGCGGAACGCGTGCTCATCGCTGTCGCCGCACCGCTGACCCTGTGTTTCCTGCCGGCATTCGTGCTCATCGGTTTGGTGCCACTGGTCATCGGGCTGGCGGGGTTCTAA
- a CDS encoding oxidoreductase, producing MSAEGRFTTDPLAPLAELPGVPEAVERASDFIARAHRHPANLRGWDVTGSESVLRGARASAQLDGGTPRLPEDGQVEDPILAGSLRAAELLAPDGIAETRTTWQRAPMQVIAKINAVASPQMSDENFRAKAAHNAEFLVPGRPKRATDGRLQLLGSLIAGGTKVNSVVLSAIIHGELLTLEPFADANGVTARACSRLATITGGLDPRGLGVPEVWWNRHRDEYRAKAAAFAKGGSEAMAEWIIFHAEGLAEGSLEAKSIADAKQ from the coding sequence ATGTCTGCTGAAGGTCGTTTCACTACCGATCCCCTCGCCCCACTCGCCGAGCTGCCCGGGGTGCCCGAGGCCGTCGAGAGGGCCTCCGACTTCATCGCCCGCGCGCACCGTCACCCCGCCAACCTGCGCGGCTGGGACGTCACCGGCTCCGAGTCCGTGCTGCGTGGGGCGCGTGCTTCCGCCCAGCTGGATGGCGGCACCCCGCGTCTGCCCGAGGACGGCCAGGTGGAAGACCCAATCCTGGCTGGTTCCCTGCGTGCCGCAGAGCTGCTCGCCCCGGATGGCATCGCGGAGACCCGCACCACCTGGCAGCGCGCCCCGATGCAGGTGATCGCGAAGATCAACGCGGTGGCTTCGCCACAGATGTCGGATGAGAACTTCCGCGCGAAGGCCGCCCACAATGCGGAGTTCCTCGTGCCGGGCCGTCCGAAGCGCGCCACTGATGGCCGCCTGCAGCTGCTCGGTTCCCTCATCGCCGGGGGTACGAAGGTTAATTCCGTGGTGCTCTCCGCCATCATCCACGGCGAACTGCTCACCCTGGAGCCCTTCGCCGACGCCAACGGGGTCACGGCCCGCGCCTGCTCCCGGCTGGCGACCATCACCGGCGGCCTGGACCCGCGCGGGCTGGGCGTGCCGGAGGTGTGGTGGAACCGCCACCGCGATGAGTACCGCGCGAAGGCCGCGGCGTTCGCGAAGGGTGGTTCGGAGGCGATGGCCGAATGGATCATCTTCCACGCCGAGGGGTTGGCAGAGGGCTCGCTGGAGGCGAAGTCCATCGCCGACGCGAAGCAGTAG
- a CDS encoding phage holin family protein gives MSNKSEGLFTDSDSFNPHVNAIPLSDVDTRPKGQGSIGDLVKDATAQASSLIRSEVELAKTEIAQSGKKVGLGVGLFAAAGVIIAYSSFFLFLALAWLLDHFMPRSLAFLVVFLIMAVLTAILALVGVKQLKGAKKPEKTINSLGELKQLTPDKERYTESNAVATKEPGLFT, from the coding sequence ATGAGCAATAAGAGCGAAGGCCTATTCACCGATAGCGATAGCTTTAACCCTCATGTCAACGCTATCCCGCTGTCCGACGTGGACACCCGCCCGAAGGGGCAGGGGAGCATCGGCGACCTGGTGAAGGACGCCACCGCACAAGCCTCCTCCCTCATCCGCTCCGAGGTGGAGCTCGCGAAGACCGAGATCGCACAGTCCGGCAAGAAGGTCGGCCTGGGCGTGGGCCTGTTCGCCGCGGCCGGCGTGATCATCGCCTACTCCTCCTTCTTCCTCTTCCTCGCCCTGGCGTGGCTGCTGGATCACTTCATGCCACGCTCCCTGGCCTTCCTCGTGGTCTTCCTGATCATGGCTGTGCTCACCGCGATCCTGGCGCTGGTCGGCGTGAAGCAGCTCAAGGGCGCGAAGAAGCCAGAGAAGACGATCAACTCCCTGGGCGAGCTCAAGCAGCTGACCCCGGATAAGGAGCGCTACACCGAGAGCAACGCCGTGGCCACCAAGGAGCCGGGCCTGTTCACCTAG